Proteins from one Arsenophonus apicola genomic window:
- a CDS encoding carbon starvation CstA family protein — protein sequence MNKNNILRHIPWLILGIIGAICLGVVALRRGEHISALWIIVAAIAVYLISYRYYSLYIGKKVLQLDPTRSTPAVLNNDGLNYVPTNRNVLFGHHFAAIAGAGPLVGPVLAAQVGYLPGTLWLLAGVVLAGAVQDFMVLFISSRRNAISLGEIVKKEMGVVPGSIALFGCFLIMIIILAVLALIVIKALAESPWGVFTVCSTVPIALFMGIYMRYIRPGCVAEVSIIGITLLIVAIWFGGIIAHDPYWGRALTFKDTTITYVLIGYAFVSALLPVWLILAPRDYLATFLKIGVIVGLAIGIIILNPALKMPAVTQFVDGSGPVWKGTLFPFLFITIACGAVSGFHALIASGTTPKLLANETDARYIGYGAMLMESFVAIMALVAASIIEPGLYFAMNTPPAALGFTMPNLHQLGSSDAAMIMAQLKAVTVHAAATVSSWGFIISPEQILQTAKDIGEPSVLNRAGGAPTLAVGIAYVFQQIIPAADLGFWYHFGILFEALFILTALDAGTRSGRFMLQDLLANFIPALKKTDSLVAGIIATAGCVGLWGYLLYQGVVDPLGGVKSLWPLFGISNQMLAAIALVLSSVILIKMKRTKFIWVTLVPAIWLLICTTWALGLKLFSADPQLEGFIYLAHSYQAKIATAATATTAQKLSDMHHIVINNYTNAGLSILFLLVVYSIIFYGLKIAIKAGRTARRSDMETPYVTVAESDIKISSSH from the coding sequence TATTAAGGCATATCCCTTGGTTAATATTAGGGATCATTGGTGCTATTTGTTTAGGTGTGGTTGCCCTTAGACGTGGAGAGCACATTAGTGCTTTATGGATCATTGTTGCTGCCATTGCCGTTTATTTAATTTCGTACCGCTATTACAGTTTATATATTGGCAAAAAAGTATTGCAGCTTGACCCAACCCGTTCCACACCCGCCGTCCTGAATAATGATGGCTTAAATTATGTACCAACCAATCGCAATGTGTTATTTGGCCATCATTTTGCCGCCATTGCCGGCGCCGGCCCATTAGTCGGGCCGGTATTGGCGGCCCAGGTTGGTTATTTGCCAGGTACACTATGGCTGTTGGCAGGTGTCGTGCTCGCCGGGGCGGTGCAGGATTTTATGGTGTTATTTATTTCATCGCGCCGCAATGCGATTTCTTTAGGCGAAATCGTAAAAAAAGAGATGGGGGTAGTACCAGGTTCAATTGCATTATTCGGCTGCTTTTTGATTATGATTATCATATTAGCCGTATTAGCGTTAATTGTTATAAAAGCATTGGCTGAAAGTCCATGGGGAGTTTTTACCGTTTGTTCAACGGTACCAATTGCGCTTTTTATGGGTATTTATATGCGCTATATTCGGCCAGGCTGTGTTGCTGAGGTCTCGATTATCGGTATTACTCTGTTGATTGTGGCAATTTGGTTTGGTGGTATTATTGCTCATGATCCTTATTGGGGACGTGCGTTAACCTTTAAAGATACGACCATTACGTATGTCTTAATTGGTTATGCTTTTGTTTCAGCGCTATTGCCGGTGTGGTTGATTTTAGCGCCACGAGATTATTTGGCGACCTTTTTGAAAATAGGTGTCATCGTTGGTTTAGCAATTGGCATTATCATTCTTAACCCAGCTTTAAAAATGCCGGCTGTAACCCAATTTGTCGATGGAAGCGGGCCAGTTTGGAAAGGAACATTATTTCCATTTCTGTTTATTACTATTGCGTGTGGGGCCGTGTCTGGTTTTCATGCGTTAATTGCGTCGGGAACAACGCCTAAATTATTGGCAAATGAAACCGATGCTCGCTACATCGGTTATGGCGCTATGTTGATGGAGTCATTTGTGGCTATCATGGCGCTAGTTGCTGCTTCTATCATTGAACCTGGTCTCTATTTTGCAATGAATACCCCTCCGGCCGCATTAGGATTTACCATGCCTAATTTGCATCAATTAGGCAGCTCCGATGCAGCTATGATTATGGCACAATTGAAAGCAGTTACCGTACATGCTGCAGCAACTGTCAGTTCTTGGGGATTTATTATTTCGCCAGAGCAAATCTTGCAAACGGCTAAAGATATCGGTGAACCTTCTGTTTTGAATCGTGCCGGTGGCGCGCCTACGCTTGCGGTAGGTATTGCTTATGTATTTCAGCAAATTATCCCTGCTGCTGATCTGGGATTTTGGTATCACTTTGGTATTCTTTTCGAAGCTTTATTTATTTTGACCGCTTTGGATGCCGGCACACGTTCTGGTCGATTTATGTTACAAGATCTTTTGGCTAATTTTATCCCGGCGCTGAAAAAAACAGATTCATTAGTAGCTGGTATTATTGCTACTGCCGGTTGTGTTGGTTTATGGGGTTACCTGCTTTATCAAGGGGTTGTTGATCCTTTAGGTGGTGTTAAAAGTTTATGGCCATTATTTGGTATCTCCAATCAGATGTTGGCAGCGATTGCGTTAGTTTTAAGCAGTGTTATTTTGATTAAAATGAAGCGTACTAAGTTTATTTGGGTAACACTTGTTCCAGCAATATGGTTATTAATATGTACTACATGGGCGTTGGGTTTGAAATTATTTAGCGCTGATCCTCAGTTGGAAGGCTTTATCTATTTGGCTCATTCATACCAAGCAAAAATAGCAACCGCTGCCACTGCTACAACGGCGCAAAAACTGTCTGATATGCATCATATTGTGATCAATAATTATACTAATGCAGGATTAAGTATTTTATTCTTGCTCGTGGTGTATAGCATTATTTTTTATGGGCTTAAAATAGCGATAAAAGCAGGAAGAACAGCTAGACGTTCAGATATGGAAACACCTTATGTTACTGTCGCTGAAAGCGATATTAAAATTTCCTCCTCACATTAA